In the genome of Monodelphis domestica isolate mMonDom1 chromosome 2, mMonDom1.pri, whole genome shotgun sequence, one region contains:
- the LOC100029540 gene encoding intelectin-1a-like, with amino-acid sequence MMWLSTLLLLMLLTKEGFAHDPNLFMPVQPACAALNGTIPQCCKEIKIYCPLLTDGLYFLRSGNGNIYQTFCDMSTRGGGWTLVASVHENHLAGKCTQGDRWSSQQGNRVDYPEGDGNWANYATFGCVEGATSDDYKNPGYYSIQAENLAIWHVPNKTPMEQWKTSSLLRYHTANGFLSDLGSNLFHLYKTYPVKYGAGQCEIDNGPAVPVIYDFGDARKTAHYYSPLSQSEIVGGFVHFRVFNGQNAANALCAGIKVIGCNTEHHCIGGGGYFEEEDPRQCGDFSAFDWDGYGTHTAGSSSREITEAAVLLFYR; translated from the exons ATGATGTGGCTTTCTACATTGCTGCTCCTGATGCTGTTGACCAAAGAGGGCTTTGCACATG ACCCGAATCTATTCATGCCTGTACAACCAGCCTGTGCTGCTTTAAATGGAACCATACCTCAATGCTGCAAGGAAATCAAAATATACTGTCCACTGTTAACTG ATGGCCTGTACTTCCTCCGGAGTGGAAATGGGAACATCTACCAGACCTTTTGTGACATGAGTACTAGGGGAGGTGGCTGGACCCTGGTGGCCAGTGTGCATGAGAATCACTTGGCAGGGAAGTGCACCCAGGGGGATCGTTGGTCCAGCCAGCAAGGTAACAGAGTCGACTACCCTGAGGGTGATGGGAACTGGGCCAATTATGCCACCTTTGGATGTGTAGAAGGTGCTACCAGTGATGATTACAAG AATCCAGGTTATTATAGCATTCAAGCTGAGAATCTGGCCATCTGGCATGTGCCCAACAAGACTCCCATGGAACAGTGGAAGACTAGTTCCCTGCTGAGATATCATACTGCCAATGGCTTCTTAAGTGATTTGGGATCGAATCTCTTTCACCTCTATAAG ACCTATCCAGTGAAATATGGGGCTGGTCAGTGTGAGATTGACAATGGTCCAGCTGTGCCTGTCATCTATGACTTTGGTGATGCACGAAAAACTGCCCATTATTACTCTCCACTTAGCCAGA GTGAAATAGTTGGAGGTTTTGTCCATTTCCGGGTATTTAATGGACAAAACGCAGCCAATGCCCTGTGTGCTGGGATAAAAGTCATTGGATGTAACACTGAACAT CACTGCATTGGTGGAGGTGGATACTTTGAAGAAGAGGATCCCAGGCAGTGTGGAGATTTCTCTGCCTTTGACTGGGATGGCTATGGAACTCATACTGCTGGTAGCAGCAGTCGGGAGATAACAGAGGCTGCTGTGCTCCTGTTCTATAGATGA